A segment of the Populus nigra chromosome 12, ddPopNigr1.1, whole genome shotgun sequence genome:
tagatgaataaaaataaaggaaaaaaatacagaCATCTATAATAAGATCATGATGCGCTTCGTcctttaaaaaatcatgcagAGGAGAAACTCTGTTTTCTAGCTGTAACCACCAAAAAGAGAATTATATATCAGCTCATCCGGCCCAAGTGACAAGTACTTGCTGGTAAATTGAATAACTAAGCTTGGGCAAGTCATACAAAAATCAGTTGCACTTTACCAGAGATTCATCATCTGAATAGTCACTAGGCAAATCAATACCAGCAGCTTTATCAGCTGCTTTCTGTTCTTCCTTCTTTTGAAGCAACTTTCTTGCTCTGCAAGCTCTCAATCTAGTTCCATGCATCCATCAGTGAATGGTTAATTAGCTGCTCCCATCGGCATGATGagaaggaaaaagcaaatacaaACACAACCATCCCTATTTATGGTCAAAGTATTAAATAAACAATGCTGAAATGCtgtgtaaatttaaaaatagcaaTACGAATCTGAAAGTAAACAATAAATTTCCGTACTTTAACTTCTGATGGTTAACCTCATTTGGCCTAAGCCCAAGCTAATAAGATAATCTAACCAATTGAACAGGTCTTTTTCTTAATTGTCTGCCTATTTATCTCACAGACCCATCATTGACCCCATGCATGAAAATACAATACGTTTACCAGCATCCACTATCTTctaaatttgaaagattttgtTTCTACTCTTTCACCAAGATCCAAACCTTTTGCTATGATTTTCATGTAATCTTGATTTGTGAGTTTACTAATGTTGTTTCTTATTTCTGTGCTTCACCTTGTACTGTCCACCCTCACTCAACCTCACCAGTGCCTACAATAAACCTATCAAAAATGGAGAAACCAGCTATGAAACCTAGTGCATGCATTTGAATTATGATAGTTGCCATCTAGACTTTAACATTAATTTGTAATCATTATCTACCTCTGAGTACCACATGCTTTGTCAGAAATGGCACATGATAAAAAGAATACAACTCTGAGGATGATATAACAGCAGACCAAACagacccaaaaataaataaaatccaaagGCAAAGCAATGCCTTACAACAAAACAGCAATCTGACCATTCTAGAATGATTTGAACACCAACGAACCATCACTTGCTTCTGTTTAACATTCACTGTTCACTGAGCTTCAAACATTGTTACAGacaccaagaaaaacaaaaaggtgcGTTCACCATTCTAGCAACTTGAAAGCATAAAAAAGGCATCAACTCAGACCAACACCACTTCTATGTATAGCATAATTCTCCCCAACCTATTCGATCCACTAAgcaatcttatatatatatatatataaactgttCCACTAAACAATGTTTGAGCAAGTTCAGGCTTCAGAATCCTTTGGATATACTGTGAAAACACCCTTATCATCATGAGTCACTTCTAGGAGATGAATTACTATATTCTTGCTGCCTCCAAACATGTCTTCTGAATGAGAAAAATTTACTCACATGTCGAGACaactctttaaaaaacaaaaaaaaaggtacacTACTAAATATGGATGCCAAGATGACGAACTTGAACAAAGATTAGTGGTACAGAAACCCAAACTATGCgctgaaagtttttttttttttttttttgggggggggggggggggagggtgGTGTGCATAGCAAAATCAAAACTCACAGATCTGATTTAGAAGCCAGTGGTCTCACTTCTCCAAAAACATCATCATTTTCCTGAACATTCAGAATACTGATTCTTTCACGCAGAACACTTATTGTCAGCCTTTTCTTCACCTAATGTTAAACAATAATCAATCAGTCCACACTTGCAGAGAAAATGGTGTCtacaaactaaaaagaaaattaaacaaggaCATATTCAATGAGTACGGCTGCATGTGTTCTCAGTTACTTTAGCCCAGTGCAGACCATTAATGAACCCATAAATGCAGATAATGATTCTAACTTCCAATGCTAAAATGCATCAGCTTGCAGGTTGTAAATACATTTGAGGAGTTATGAAGTAGGTTCTCAAGAAAGTGCACGTATTGCATAAAATAGTGATAAAACAACTTCCACAGCCCTGTCActgataagaaaatattaaaaatatgtttaaacaTCTTAGTGCAGATGGTGAATCAAGACCAAGATCGGATAGATTAGACCTTCTGTGAAGACTTTTAGACATCTAGAAGGAAGGAGTCAGAGGGACAAAGAGTTAATGTTACAGGTTTCTTATATTGTATGGCATTAAAATTACCTTTGGACGAAGGGTTTTTACATAGAGTGACTCACGGACCAAGGGTGATATTGTATTAACAAAGTCTTCAAGCATCCCTTTGGCTTTATATATGTGGCAAAGCTTTAGTTTTATTTTCCCATTAAGCCACCATGGGTTTTGCATGTAGGAATTAGAATCGAGAGAATCTGCATATATAAAACATGAGATAAAGAAGGACAATTAGTGCTTTCCCAAAAGTGAACTATTTTGAAGTAAAGAGTAAAACGTATCAAAACAATGTTACCCAAATCTTTGGGAGGAGAAAGCAAAGAAATAGCCTCATCTTCTTTAGCATCTTCAAGGATGAGCGACGCCAAAGCCACTCGGGCATCAATGCTATCTTTGAGCATGGGCAAAGCTGAAGAGTGAAATTGATCAGCCAAAAAACTTGCTTAACTGCCAAGAGTGCAGCTTAAAAGAGAAATAATGAAAGGCCAAATATCTGAATCCATATTATATATGCAAATTCCACTACCAAAGAATGCATCAAACTGTGCCATCACAAAAGGTTTGGAGACAATTCTTCCAATTGAACATCAGCACAAAATCCTTGACCCAAAACTCATATCAACTAACATTCCTCCTAGTCCAGAGGCCATTTTTGTTGCATGGTTCAAGCCATTTAACTTCaaccaatgatattttttgtgcACCTTCAACATATCTCATCCCTATCATCAACAAATCAACTCACTCTTTAGCACGTGCATTCACATACCTATGCTGCACAAGGCAAAATCTTTCCGATTACCATAACTATTGTTCATCCTCAAATCATATAGCCTTCATTTCCTTAATAATGCATTTACCTTATTTTCTATTTGCTTAACTCTTATTATTTTGACAGAAAATTTATTGACAAAGTTAAAAGTCAAAAGAAATTGTAGGAAGAACAAGGCATTGTCTGAATGAGAAAACCAAAAACTACAAAACCATTTCTGactgatatcaaaattttaggTGTACTccaattaatctaaattttggATAAAGAACTAAAAGCCTCTGACAAGGAATGCCATGAAAAAGCCAAGACAATGACTCTATCCCACAACAAATGCATCAGTGGGtattgtttttagaaatttcttgaatttttccACCGTACACAAGCACCAAGACACCACAAAGATGACATAATTCCGTAGCATTTTGTGAGCCAGAGTGATTTCATGAATAAAATCACCTCTTTTAACAACTCCCATGTTATCCCTCAACATGAACTGAGCATAAACACATCTATCACATTCTTTTGACCCTGCTCAAGTTTAGAGATAAAAATGTTTGACAAACAATTAAATTCAGAATGTTCATGGAATGAGTGCGCCCAAGGGAGGAGAAATAGACTGgaccaacaaaaacaaaacatggcCCCCGTAACCAGTCATacattatatcaaataaatcatCATCCTATGATTAAGGGCTGCATTTACGACATCTTCCTACATATTACTTCAACCATTTGGACACCTCATAGCATTTTCAGGGCCTTTGAATCTTCTAGCAAGCATGACTAAATTTCCTACAGTTGgttccaagaaaaataaaaattctttatagGTTGTTCTTTCGAAGTCAAAGTAATCACATAAACTGTGAATCATTTAACATGGCTCATCAATCTGACATGAGAATTTTTTGAACAAACAATTCCAAGGAACATGATATCCCCTCTTTCTACACCAGCTGATCCTGCCAATTAATTCAGTCATTCTAGCAAGTGAATCTTGTCCTTTCAAACTTCGTTTATACATTTACTTGCATGGTAGATTTATAATTCACAGAGAACTTGGACACTGGATGACTTGAAAGGAAAAACTCTTCTCCATGTACACatataaataccaaataaacaaaataacacaacaataaaaatcaagtgGGGGTCTTGAAACATGGATTCAGATCATCATGAATCAGTTCACACAACCTAGTTCAACACGAAAAGTCCTAGTTGAAGCACAAGAGAAACAGCATACTGAAACAACAAAGCTGTATCAACCACAGAAAGCTCTctttggggaaaaaaaagaaaaaagaaaaaggggtgAGATAGAAAACGTATGGTGAAATACAattccaacaaaaataaaatctgtaTTTCTTGTGAGATGATGTTACCTTTGTAGAAGAACATAATTGCTTTTGCACGATCATTCAAGGATAAGTAACACTGAGCAATTTTCACATGGATTTCGCCCTCCTATAGAAGAAAATGCAATATAAAGATCAACATGAGTGTGAATCAACAATTAAATCTGCATacaatgtgtgtgtgtgcacgTGCATGCTCAAAGATGCTTTTGTTATTTCTCAATCATTTGGCTCAGTAATTAAAAAATGCTGAAAGCTTTATCAAAACAACCACCAGCAGTGTGAGAAGAACAGGAGAGAAGCCAGTTCATCATTTTTGCATAAATTTTTCAGTAATATAGCCATGCAGAGCATTTTGGGGATGGGAATAGACATTCCACTACATATGAGACCAAACAAAGACAAGAATGACTAATTGGTGTAGCCATGTAGGAATGAGTTCTGTCTTttattcctgttttttttttttttttttttgccaaaattGAATCTCTAATGGAAACTTGGTTAACTTCCTATCAGTTTGCATGAATAACATAAAAAAGCTGGCAGGTTGTTCTATTATCAGATTGGCTCTAAACAGGTAATTGAACGGTTCACACTTTTACAGTACAAAAATAGCATTTCAAAAGTAGAAGAGGCAGAGCAAATATATTTACTAGTTCATATGTCTTCTGTTTAAATGTGATCACGAGAGCATTCACTTGGTTACAAAACAAGCTCTCTTAATCAAGATCATCATAAGCGTATGTTGTGCTTAAAATGATACCAAGATCATCGCAAGCATATGTTGTGCTTAACATGATCACAAGTGTctataaaagtaaattaaaatgaaagcaATGCACATTTTTTCTATGCAAATCAAATATAGAGGAATTTTAGAAGTTCCCCTTACATTGTCAGCTCCAACATTAACCTCCAGCATATGATAATACTTCAACGCAGAGTGAAAACACTCAGTACTCATAAATGCATCAGCAACTTTAGTAATGAATTCAGGATGAATGGAGAAATTCTCCTGTTGTAGTGCACTAAAGTGaatctaaaaattaagaaaaaggaatCAGTAGCAAGAAGAGAATCAGTAGTAAGAAGAATACATATGCTCCAAACCATTAAAACTACAATCGCACCCAACTGGATTAAAATGGTCGTATTAGGGTTGACAAGATTAAAAATGTGGTATGAAAGAAAGAGATTGTAAGAATGTCTTTCACAATACAGATATATAAATActtaagcaaataaaatagtTTCTGTGGTAGAACTAGAACAAGTTATCAAGGCCTCCAAAGCATCTATCTTTCTAACGAGATTGAAATAAGTAACCAGATACTTGAATGGCTTCAATTGTCAAATtcttaaaattgtattttgcaGCTATTTCTTAAAtaacataccaaaaaaaatgaaatcagaaGTTTAGAAAATTAGGACAAGAGACTGACAAAgatttaacaagaaaatttcaTCAAGTAAACTGCATTTAATTCAGTATCCTCTTGGAACTTGAGCAAGTATTATGCCAAACAAATGGACCCTAAATCTTCCAATTTATAGATATGTTTGTTATTTTAGATTCCAAAAAGTGAAGATTTTATTAGGTTTCCATTGTTGAGCCTAGCCAGATAAATGCAATGGCTggttaaaaagaaacaatttattaaaaagtaaaaattagcAAACTGATTGACATGAGACACAATCCCGTTATCTGCCATCAGATGCTTTGAGAAGTGATAGAGTTGGAGGATGATGGATTATAAGGGTTTGGGATTGTAATGATAGAATTCAACATTTGATATTCTAAAGCAACAAACCTCTGCCTTCTCAATATTTCCCAGGAAAACATGGCAGATTCCAGCTTTAATCATTAATTCCAAAGGCAGTTCTTTTCCTGAATAGTAGATCATCTGAGCACGCTCAATATGCTGAAGAGCATTATTATGTGCATCAATTTCCATGAAAACATCAGCCAGCAAAATGATTACACTTAAATCAGCTTCAGATGGATGACCCTTGAGATAATCTTCCAAAATGCCTACACATCGTTTAATCTGACCGCAATTGAGGTGCATCtgaacagaaagaaagaaacaaatgaaCTCCTAAAAACcgactagaaaaaataatgagacAAGCTAAGCTGGTCATAAAAAGTTTTCACGGAAAAGAAaatagacaaataaaaaatgtggaGCCAGAAAAAGAGAATGCTACAGAAATAATAAGAGGAAACAGCCATAGCCACTTCTTTTACATGGAAATATTTGTACATTTAACATTTCCGATCCAGGAAAATACTGTGCAAGTAAAAACTAAGCCAAATGACAAGAAAACACAGTAACTGACAAAGGCTTCTGGTAAAATAATTGAAGAGCACCATTAATGGGTATTTGTTCTCAGCTCTACAATGATTATTCTGTGAAGCAAAATTTTTGTTGTGTGCCATGGTGAACTGAAGGTGTATGTAACGAGTCCTTTTGTGGAAAACATTTTACACCAAGGGTGAGGATCCCAAATGAAAcctcaaacataaaaaaaattacattaagtAGCTGCTCTCACAACCACACCTGTTTGCATTTGGTCGCATGAAACCTAATTATCAATAGACCAAAGTAATtttcaaagacaagaaaaaaataaaagaaaacataaaaatgttACTTAAAAACCTAACTATACTTGAATAAGTGAAGTCTCACTAGGTCACCACATCAAATTAAGACTGATGAGATAAACTTCTTTACCCTCTCAGATTGGTTTTGTATTAACACAGATCTAAGTAATTTGGTGTAATGAAACCGAAACATCTTTCTGAATTCCTTCTCCAGTTATTCTATGAGAATCCATTATGTCTCTTCAATGTGGACcaccaagaaaaacaaaattagatagGAAGTAAGCGTTATAACAATCTTTCAATAACATAGTCTAGCTGCTATTTGTTATTTCCTCTTGATTGCTAATATTCATAACCTACTCTAAACCTAATGACCTTGTTGCAAAGAACTAGAGCTCAAGGGCTACCACATTGCTATagctaattaaaacaaagcaaataatCAGATTACAATTGCACATGTAAACATAATTCTATTGAATAAAGGGATTATGAACAAAGTTGAAAGAAAACCTTTGCAGCTGTCTTTATTGCTTCAACATCCTCAGGACAGATTCGAACAATTTGTTCATATGACTCAGCAGCTCTTTGATGATCTCCAAGTTCATCGTAAAATAATGCATGAAGGGATCTTAGACTAATATCATCAGGATCAGCACTTATAGCTTTAGAAAGGCACTTCCATGCTCGAGCTATGTCTCCTTGTTCTCTGCAATTTATTCAACAACCATAAGAACCATAATGAGGAGAAACCAAATTTAGTTAACTTTACAGCATGCCCATGGTGTTCTAAATAATGATTGAATCTATAAGACTCTGCTCAATGCTATCTGTGGAATGTTTGAGGAGGAAAGGTATATTCAGGCAATTTTGTGACCAACAGTAAATAGGATAAATAGTGAAAGGGAAATGATTCCTGGCTGGTGCTGTTCACTACCTTAATACAACATAAATAGTCTCCACTGACTTCTATAGGAACTGGGCCTTTATGGATCCTGTAAGTTTATGCttctattataatatttttgcaCAAAAAGTTTTTGCTAATTattcaagcaagcaagcaactgATTAGTTTTTTCATAACAAGGATATGATATTTGAACATGAATAAACAGATTAGAAAAGTCATCTTCCCATCTTAACAATGACACAAAATAATTCACTTATAAAGACTACTTGATCCAGTGTAGATTCTTACAggaaattcttttaataaatggaAGTAATTTGTGAATTCAAGTTCAAATCAGCAAATAAGGAATCTCAATAGCTACGTGTACCAATCAAAATTTGAACCAGGTGAAATTACCAACTAGCAGCAAGTTCAGTCTCAAATAAACCTACACAGCCATCCAGAATTCCTGGTAAGCTGATGAGGAGCAGCAAGTGCAGTCTGAAAATTTGAACTTGGCAAAATTACTGAGTAGCAGCAGGTACAGTTTGAAAACTATAACTCACACAGCCATTCAGAATTCCAAGTAAGCTGAACGAGGTGCAAATTTCCAAAACTTAAGAGCACTGATCTAGATCAAGCATATACTATCAATCGAATTCAGTTTACTGCAATGCAGTCAGAGCACCATCAAGAAAAGATATTGGTCATATCAAATTCAAAAGACCAGATGATAATGTCAAATTTAAGAGAGCTTACACGTGCCAGCTAAAAAGTAGTTTCCACAAAGATGAATCTTTCGGTCTCAGAAATGCAGCAATCCTATAAAATTTCATGGCTTTTTCAGTATTTCCAAGGGCTTTATGGACAAGTCCAAGTGTATGGTATGAGTCAGCCACTAGCGGTGCTCGTTTAACAACCTCACTCAAAACTGTTAAAGCCTGAAACCAAGATGAATTGATAAAGTAGAAACATATAGCTTTAGGTAAAAAGATGAgagtttttatgaaaaattgaatCTAGCAACAAAATCAACCTGCAGAAGCCTGATCTTGTAATCTCAATTTATCTCTCCCCCTTCTAACTGATCCCTTTATTTTCCCACCAGTTATCATTATCAAACATATTTCATATAATAAGAACTTTCTAAATATCACATTCCCaatcaatttgaatttattacaaaaaatttatatatgacAAGTACCAATGTATACAAAGATAGAATGTAAAGTCATGACTGACCTGCTGCATATTTCATTTCCCAACCAATTTAAATCTATTGAAAGCAATCCATATATGCCAAGGGCGAGCTTATAGACAGATTGACTGCAAAGTCATGGTTGACCTACTGAATTTTtcatttctcaaccaatttaaatCTCTTATTAAGTAATTCATATGGCCACTATCAAGCACGTAGAGCCACCAACTGCAACTTCAAGGTTAACCTACCAAAACTGCATTGTAGCAACAGAAGTCAAGATTGATAAAGCACCTTTACCTCTTCATAATTACCATGAGCATAGTGAAGAGTAGCATCACCCAACATCCGTGTAATTTCAGGGCTAAGTTTGTTTTTTGATCCCTTCCGCCTGCCTCTTCTCTTGGGCTGCATGAAGGTACAGGATAAGAACAACACGTAAAACACGGAATAAACAGAAAACAGACACTATTAATGCATACATATAGCATAAGTAAAACCAAGTGGATTGATGTCCACACACATCAAATTCAATTAATGCCACATGCGAGTTTGAACCATCCGAGCTGATTTTAAATAGGAACAATACCAGAAAACCTTAACAAGCAGCAACGTTGATTAAGGTTATACTCCTATCAAAAAAGCACATGCAGAACACTCAACTCTAGCCaaccactaaaaaaaacaaaacaatgtgGACTGCCTTTCCTAAAGTAATTCTCTAATATTAGCTAAAGAATGAATTCAATTGTGCACATGCTTCTGATTCAATAAACAAAACCACATAAAACAATTCACACCTAGGTAAAAACTAATTATAGCAATCAACCCTGAAACAAATGCCATACCATTCGTCGTCGTCTCTTTTTTCGCATACCAAAATTCATTATCTCCTCTATTTCAGCCAAGCTAGCTCCAGTCATGTCCTCTTGCCTTGCCTTCTTCGCTGACCCTTCACTATCCTCATCATTTAAACAACTAGAAATAATAAGCACATCCACAACACAGCACAGACAAAACTATGTTCTcaagaaactaataaaaaagaagaagcacaaTGCGAAGTAAAGCAGGCAAATCGTTATTGTAACTAACCCCTTGGCATCAGCAAGTGTTTTTCGTTTTTTCTCGGCGAGAGCTTCATATTcaaattgttgattttgttcCATTGAATCCAaagcattttcttcttcttcttcttcatcatcatcatcttcttcctcttcatcgTCATCACTATATTCTCCTTCTTcgttttcatcttcttcctcttcttctgtgCTTCCATCCAAGGCAGATTCCAATGCCTTTTCAAATTCATCGATTTCACTTCCTTTCGATTCCATTACAATaaacctaaaaagaaaaaagaaatgtcaCGAGGCAAGGAAATTCATTACAAATACTCTAAAAGACATGGGGAATATTGGAGGCACGGAGTAGAAGAAAAGGTCACCAGAAAACGCAAATAACATAATCCAAAACCCACACCAGCAACGAAGGCAatgaaagcaagaaaaataaaaaacaaaaagaagaacaaaaacctAAGACAGAGATAGAGGTTCACCCGAGATAAAAATTCAACGAAAAATAGTTTAGATGCCCAAATTTAACGTGCGCAATGAAGTCCTCGGCCACGAATGTGAAAACGCTGGCTCAAAAAATTGCATACCAAATTACCAGCACCAACCCTTAGACTACCAAGCTTTTTGATCCAAAGACGCAAcaaaaagagggagagagagaggggtgtGAGAGGTGGTTTGAGAGAGAGAAGTGCgctggggtttttttttttggtttaatttgggAGGAAGCGGAGTTAAATAAGCTAgtatttatatttcatttagATGCCCAAATGCTGATGCTTGCTCGATGGAAGCTCTTAAGATCTTTTTTGATTGAAATGGAAccttttaaaatcaattgaacGATTGAGATTTAACTCGGAATTCTTTTCATTATAAGATATGATTATTCATTCCTCTTGTAGTATGGTCCCTTTCCTTCTTTAtgcaaatccaaaaaatttcTTTTGCTTTGCCTAACTTTATGCGGAAGCctgccatatttttttttattagttactaatttatattaaaatttattatataaatactagaataattttttattttttcaatgtataatTAGAAAgtctattagtatatatattttatattcataaaaaaattatattttttcaatataagataataaatttttttatttaaatacttcaacttaaaaaataaaattactatctttttaatgaaaaataaaaaaatctttttaaaataatattttaaactttattatttataatatatataatttatatttacataaattattttttaatttttttatataaaatattaaaatttcaaatattttttttaatttttgtaattgatcAGATTAATTTAAGATCTGTGCATGCTTTTATATCAAAGAATTCCAAACTgggtttaataatataaaaactttgaaataaatctattgacatgaaaatttatctttttagcGGGCATGATGTGACTGTCGTAccaatttttgatattttattttccagCAACTCTCTTCCTTTaaattatacataaaacaaatgaattttaaaactaaaatgttagattttaaaaaatcagaggGCTAAAATGGAAAAGCGAAAAATGACTAAACTACAATTTTTCATGCCCGGTGAATAGTAAGAAGgcaaaaaaaagttatcttttttatttctttgttaaatttaacttttattgttttaataatttttaattgatttaattaatttttactttgcaAAATCTTAATGCATAAATATTTTCCGacacaataaatataatacaTTATGCTAACTCAGGatactaaaacaaaaacaaaaaaattattcaatcccAGATCATGTACCGCTGACAATCACCATACAAAATCTGCTGAGATTCTATTTAGAAATAgtaatagttgtttttaaaaatattttttatttaaaaatatattaaaataatattttttttattttttaaaaattattttttatattaatatattaaaatgatgatacaaaattattaaaaaatattaatttaaagttaagaaaaaaacaaatagaattttaaattattttaaaaacacaaaaataaataaactattgatcattaaccaaaacaaattatatggtttaaaaccGAGTAAACAtaatatgagaaaataaaattttgaaaaaaatttagaaacgaATAGctgtttaaagaaaaaaaatagaaaagaggaACAAGATTCCAAAAACTGAACAGCAATAATGTGTTCATAGCAACTGCATTcagcttggaaaaaaaaatctttccatATCTTCTACCAcaataaagcaaaacaaaacaaaattttccttTCCACCTGTTCTTatcaagataaataaatacgcaaaatatttaattgttaaaGTACATTAACTTTCTTGAACTTAGAATCATCAGCATTATCACCTCCAATAGATTAAGCagcatttctaaaaaatttaatcatcaCCGCAGAGCATCTGCTTGATGCCAAGATCATCAGCATGTCTAAGAACAGCAAATAAATTCAGTAATGGCTTAACAACTTGCTTCATTTTTGGACTGTTAGAAGGCACAAAAGCCACACATTCCATTGCCAGCTTGCTAATTTCCAGTCCATCACCATAATCAGAACCCCTCTCCTTCTAGGCTTTGGTGCACAAGTGAACACTTTGCTTCATACTCACTCGTCGTCCATTCATTCATATCCTGCGTCCCATCCTCCATGCCTTCTCTGTAAACTCTTTTGGATATCAGGCTCGGGAGTACTATACCATATATATGCATACACGTCAGAATTCCCCGTCTTTCCACCCTCGGTCTTGAAGTCTAAAAAGATAGCCAAAAACTGTCATTTTGCAGGAACAAAATCAAAGTTTCCAACTTGAAACAAATTGACTACAACAGTTGTATTAGTTAGCATAGACATGTGTCCATGGGCAATGCCCGGGGGTTAAATCTTGGATATAACCTTCTAATCCTTTGATATGTAGTCGGATGTCTGAGGGAAAAGAGAGACCTAACCCCAAACCCCACAACTGTGCAGCTTAAAGCGCAGGGAGCCTTCCAACGAAACATAAAAAGGTTAGCATCTGCATGCACATCCTTTCAAGACAAAATATGGATTTGTGCTTCAAATGTTTAACAGCTAGGCTCCTCTAAGATTTCTGT
Coding sequences within it:
- the LOC133669699 gene encoding uncharacterized protein LOC133669699, which translates into the protein MESKGSEIDEFEKALESALDGSTEEEEEDENEEGEYSDDDEEEEDDDDEEEEEENALDSMEQNQQFEYEALAEKKRKTLADAKGEGSAKKARQEDMTGASLAEIEEIMNFGMRKKRRRRMPKRRGRRKGSKNKLSPEITRMLGDATLHYAHGNYEEALTVLSEVVKRAPLVADSYHTLGLVHKALGNTEKAMKFYRIAAFLRPKDSSLWKLLFSWHVEQGDIARAWKCLSKAISADPDDISLRSLHALFYDELGDHQRAAESYEQIVRICPEDVEAIKTAAKMHLNCGQIKRCVGILEDYLKGHPSEADLSVIILLADVFMEIDAHNNALQHIERAQMIYYSGKELPLELMIKAGICHVFLGNIEKAEIHFSALQQENFSIHPEFITKVADAFMSTECFHSALKYYHMLEVNVGADNEGEIHVKIAQCYLSLNDRAKAIMFFYKALPMLKDSIDARVALASLILEDAKEDEAISLLSPPKDLDSLDSNSYMQNPWWLNGKIKLKLCHIYKAKGMLEDFVNTISPLVRESLYVKTLRPKVKKRLTISVLRERISILNVQENDDVFGEVRPLASKSDLLRACRARKLLQKKEEQKAADKAAGIDLPSDYSDDESLLENRVSPLHDFLKDEAHHDLIIDLCKALQSLQRYSEALEIINLTLRLVSDKLPGDREEQLQSLLAQISFNATDPKHGFDYVRSAIQKQPHSIAAWNCYYKITSRLGKSHSKHAKFLRYMRNKHKRCVPPIVISAHQFTMLSHHQDAAREYLEAYKLMPECPLINLCAGTALINLTLGFRLQNKHQCLAQGLAFLYNNLQLTENSQEALYNIARAYHHVGLVSLAASYYEKVLAACEKDYPIPKLLNENSEMENMKPGYCDLRREAAYNLHLIYKNSGAFDLARQLLKNHCTF